CCAGCGTGGCCCTATCCTCACATGGTGCAATTGAATGATAAACAGAAACCAAAAAAAAGCAACCGGACATTTAATGTGCTATGAACACCGGACATTTTAATTTGCTATTGACAGAGAAGAATGACCAGAGGTAAAGACAAAGACATGAACATCCTCTACAATCATCACCACGGCCCTTGACACTCAATTTTAAAGCAGATATTATGAATTAAAAGCAGGGCAAGAAGCTCGGCGTTGGAATTATTTAACCGCTAAAGACAGTAAGCTAAAAGGGCAACGAAGGCCCGGCCTTAGTTCAGGGAGAACCAAAGGTCGGGTCTTTTTTATTTTCACTTGAAATAATGCAGTCTATTGATCTGCCCCACGAAGGGTTTGAAAGGAGAGTTGAGATATGAAAAGGTTTTTAGTGATGCTCGTTCTTTTTTTAGCCGCCTGGGGTTTTGCCTCAGGTTCAGCAGAGGCTCATTTTGGCATGATCATCCCTTCGGACCAGATGGTAATGCAAGATGACTCCAAAAATGTTCGACTCAATCTCATGTTCTGGCATCCCTTCGAGGGTCATGGCATGGACCTGGTCAGGCCCAAGGCCTTTGGCGTCGTGGTCAACGGCCGGAAGACCGACCTTTCCAAGCAATTGAAATTAAAAAAAATCAACAATCGCACTGCCTGGGAGACGACTTTTCAGGTCCGTCGGCCGGGCCTTTATGTTTTTTTCATGGAGCCTCAGCCCTACTGGGAACCGGCCGAGGACTGCTTTATCGTCCATTATACCAAGGCTTACGTAACCGCGATAGGCGATGACGAGGGCTGGGATGAACCGATCGGCCTTAAGACAGAAATTGTACCGCTTTCCAAACCTTACGGTCTTTATACTGGCAATGTCTTTCAGGGCGCGGTTATGCTCAAAGGCAAAGCTGTGCCTTATGCCGAGGTGGAAGTCGAGTACTTCAACCAGGATGGCAGGTTGATCGCCCCCACTGATTACATGATCACCCAGACCATCAAGGCCGATAAAAACGGCGTCTTCACCTATGCCGCGCCCAGGGCCGGCTGGTGGGGATTTGCCGCGCTCAGCACGGACGATCAGAAGATGAAGCACAACGGACAGGACAAGGACGTTGAGATCGGGGCGGTGATCTGGGTCCGGTTCCACGACATGAAGTGAGCGAGACAAAACGAACAAAATGAATTGACTTTTTAAGGAGAGACCCAAGCATGCATATCTCAGAAGGCGTCCTGAGCGCGCCGGTCCTTCTTACCGGCGGGGCCTTGACCGTTATGGGCACCGCCATCGGCCTCAAGAAGCTGGATTATGACCGCCTGCCTCAGGTGGCGGTCCTGTCGGCGACCTTTTTCGTGGCCTCGCTCATCCATATTCCGGTTGGCCCGAGCAGCGTGCATCTTATCCTCAACGGTTTGATGGGGCTGTTTTTAGGCTGGATTGCCTTTCCGGTTGTTCTGGTCGCCTTGGCGCTGCAGGCTGTTCTTTTTCAATTCGGCGGATTGACCGCTCTGGGGGTTAACACGCTGAACATGGCCCTGCCTGCGGTGGTGTGTTATTATGTCTTGGGCGCGCTTGCCAGGGGCGATAACTTTAATCTGTCCATGCTGGCCTCTTTTTTGGCTGGCGCCGGGGCCATCTTCATGAGCAGTTTGGGGATGGCCTCGGCCCTGGTTTTTACCGGGGAATCCTTCTGGCCCGTGGCCAAGCTTATTGTGTTCGCTCATATTCCGGTGATGATCCTTGAAGGAATCATTGTCGCTGTCTGCGTTCAATTTCTTAAAAAAGTCAGGCCGGAAATGCTGGATGCGGTTTATGTCAAATAAAAAAGGCCCTTCTGAACATCGGGGGAATGGCTTCAAGCTCCTGGCCCTTCTGGCGCCCCTGCTGTTAGTCGGGTCCCCGGCCTTGGCCCATCGGGTCAACATCTTTGCCTGGGTCGAGGGGGACACGGTGTACACGGAAAGCTACTTCAGCGGAGGGAAAAAAGTCAGGAACGGGCTGGTGGAGGTCTTCGACCTGGCTGGCAAAAAGCTTCTGCAAGGCCGCACGAATGAAAAGGGTGAATTCTCTTTCAAGTTTCCCCAGAAATCCAGCCTTCACATCGTGCTCACCGCCTCCATGGGCCACAGAAGCGAGTTTACACTCAGGGCCGAAGAGCCATCTGAAGAGCTCGCCGGCTCAGCTAGGCAGGAGGCTGCCGCAACGGCCCGGGCTCAAACACCGGCCCTAGTGGACCTCGAACAGATCCGGGCCGTGGTCGAAGAAACGCTTGACGCCAGGCTGAAGCCCATTAGTCGCACCCTGGCTGAAATGCAAAAGCCAAGAGGCCCCAGTTTGACCGAAATCATTGGCGGTCTTGGGTATATTTTTGGTATCATGGGCCTGATCATGTATTTTCGCAGTCGAAAAAAGACTGAACAGGGCCCGTCTCATTGAACATCGAGGAGTTTTCCAGCGGATCTTCCTTCATCCACCGCCTTGATCCCCGGGTGAAGATCGTCGCGACCGCGCTGTTCTCAGCCGTGGTGGCCGCGGGAGACAGTTTTATCGTCTTGGGCACGGCCCTGGGGGCAGCGGTGACGCTGATCGCCCTGGCGAGGCTGAACCCAAAGGCGGTCGGCTCCCGCCTTTTAATCGTCAATACCTTCATCCTGCTCCTCTGGCTCATCCTTCCCTTTTCATATCCCGGGGAGACTATTTTTACTATCGGGCCCCTGCGGGCTTCTGAAGAAGGCGTCAGTTATGCCGCGGTCATCACCATCAAATCAAATGCCATTATTTTAACCCTGATCGCTCTGCTGGCCACCTCTTCTGTCTTCACCCTGGTTCACGCCCTGCGGCACTTGCGCCTGCCAGGCAAGCTGGTTCAGCTTTTATTCTTCACCTTTCGCTACTTCCATGTTATGCACCAGGAGTATCTGCGTTTGAGAGACGCCATGCGCATCCGCTGCTTCAAGGCCCGGACCAACTATCATACTTACAGAAGCCTGGCCTATCTGGTGGGGATGCTTCTGGTGCGAAGTTTTGATCATTCTGAAAGGGTCCACCAGGCCATGATATTAAGAGGCTACCAAGGCAAGTTCTGGCTGTTCGATCATTTTGCCTTAAAAACAAAGGACCTGCTCTTCCTGGCCGTCATGACCCTTTTTATATCTGCCTTAGCCGTGGGACAATGGTCGAACCTGCTGCCATAATTAACCTCGAAGACGTCTCCTTTGCTTACCCGCGGGGAAACCTGGTCCTGGATGGCCTGAACTTTACTTTTCCCATGGGCGAAAGAGCCGGACTGGTTGGGCCTACCGGCTCAGGCAAGACCACACTTGTTCATATCATCATGGGTCTGCTCAAGCCCGCTTCAGGCCAGGTGGAAATTTTTAGGCGCCTCTGTGAAAAAGAGGTTGATTTTCGGGAAGTCCGGGCCAGGATCGGCTTTCTGTTTCAGGATGCCGATGATCAGCTTTTCTGCCCCACGGTGGCTGAGGACGTTGCCTTTGGACCGCTCAACTTAGGGATACCTCACGCCCAGGTCCGGGTTCTGGTCAAGGATACCCTGGCCCGGCTCGGATTAGAGGGTTTTGAGAACCGGGTGACATACAAACTATCCGGCGGGGAAAAGCGGCTGGTTTCTTTAGCCACTGTTCTGGCCATGAACCCGGAGCTGCTGCTTATGGATGAACCGACCACCGGCCTGGATGAGGATACCATGGAAAGGCTGGCGCAGCTCCTCTTGAAATCAAACCTGCCTTATCTTATCATCTCTCATGACCATGAATTTCTAGACCGGACCACAACCGGTCTTTATCGCATGAATGAAGGCACGGTTGAAAGGCAGGCGAAGGGGTAATCCCTTGCAGTCTGTCTCTGTAGGGAAAGGACGACGGTCATGCCGAAGACCATTTATC
The nucleotide sequence above comes from Deltaproteobacteria bacterium. Encoded proteins:
- a CDS encoding ABC transporter ATP-binding protein, giving the protein MVEPAAIINLEDVSFAYPRGNLVLDGLNFTFPMGERAGLVGPTGSGKTTLVHIIMGLLKPASGQVEIFRRLCEKEVDFREVRARIGFLFQDADDQLFCPTVAEDVAFGPLNLGIPHAQVRVLVKDTLARLGLEGFENRVTYKLSGGEKRLVSLATVLAMNPELLLMDEPTTGLDEDTMERLAQLLLKSNLPYLIISHDHEFLDRTTTGLYRMNEGTVERQAKG
- a CDS encoding DUF4198 domain-containing protein; amino-acid sequence: MKRFLVMLVLFLAAWGFASGSAEAHFGMIIPSDQMVMQDDSKNVRLNLMFWHPFEGHGMDLVRPKAFGVVVNGRKTDLSKQLKLKKINNRTAWETTFQVRRPGLYVFFMEPQPYWEPAEDCFIVHYTKAYVTAIGDDEGWDEPIGLKTEIVPLSKPYGLYTGNVFQGAVMLKGKAVPYAEVEVEYFNQDGRLIAPTDYMITQTIKADKNGVFTYAAPRAGWWGFAALSTDDQKMKHNGQDKDVEIGAVIWVRFHDMK
- the cbiM gene encoding cobalt transporter CbiM, whose protein sequence is MHISEGVLSAPVLLTGGALTVMGTAIGLKKLDYDRLPQVAVLSATFFVASLIHIPVGPSSVHLILNGLMGLFLGWIAFPVVLVALALQAVLFQFGGLTALGVNTLNMALPAVVCYYVLGALARGDNFNLSMLASFLAGAGAIFMSSLGMASALVFTGESFWPVAKLIVFAHIPVMILEGIIVAVCVQFLKKVRPEMLDAVYVK
- the cbiQ gene encoding cobalt ECF transporter T component CbiQ, whose product is MNIEEFSSGSSFIHRLDPRVKIVATALFSAVVAAGDSFIVLGTALGAAVTLIALARLNPKAVGSRLLIVNTFILLLWLILPFSYPGETIFTIGPLRASEEGVSYAAVITIKSNAIILTLIALLATSSVFTLVHALRHLRLPGKLVQLLFFTFRYFHVMHQEYLRLRDAMRIRCFKARTNYHTYRSLAYLVGMLLVRSFDHSERVHQAMILRGYQGKFWLFDHFALKTKDLLFLAVMTLFISALAVGQWSNLLP